In Canis lupus dingo isolate Sandy chromosome 1, ASM325472v2, whole genome shotgun sequence, a single genomic region encodes these proteins:
- the NUP43 gene encoding nucleoporin Nup43 codes for MEDIYAKFVSQKISKTRWRPVPAGSLQTADTFAAGSWDNEENYVSLWSIGDFGNLDSDGGFEGDHQLLCDIRHHGDVMDLQFFDQERIVAASSTGCVTVFLHHPNNQTLSVSQQWTAAHYHTGPGSPSYSSAPCTGVVCNSPEIVTVGEDGRINLFRADHKEAVRTIDNADSSTLHAVTFLRTPEILTVNSIGQLKIWDFRKQGNEPSQILSLTGDRVPLHCVDRHPNQQHVVATGGQDGMLSIWDVRQGTMPVSLLKAHEAEMWEVHFHPSNPDHLFTCSEDGSLWHWDASTDVPEKSSLFNQGGRNSTFLSHSISNQANVHQSLISSWLSTDPAKDRIEITSLLPSRTLSVNSLDVLGSCLVCGTDSEAIYVTRQLFS; via the exons ATGGAGGATATTTACGCAAAGTTTGTGTctcagaaaatcagcaaaacccGCTGGCGACCGGTACCCGCCGGGAGCCTGCAGACCGCGGATACCTTCGCTGCGGGCTCTTGGGACAATGAG GAAAATTATGTTTCACTGTGGTCTATTGGAGATTTTGGGAACTTGGATTCCGATGGAGGGTTTGAAGGAGACCATCAGTTACTGTGTGATATCAGACACCATGGTGATGTAATGGATTTACAA TTTTTTGACCAGGAAAGGATTGTAGCTGCGTCATCAACAGGATGTGTAACAGTTTTCCTTCACCATCCGAATAACCAG ACTCTGTCAGTCAGCCAGCAGTGGACAGCAGCTCACTACCACACAGGCCCGGGAAGTCCTTCCTATAGCAGTGCACCATGCACAGGTGTTGTGTGCAACAGCCCAGAAATTGTCACAGTTGGAGAAGATGGTCGAATAAATCTCTTTAGAGCTGATCACAAGGAGGCTGTGAGAACCATAG aCAATGCAGATAGCAGTACACTCCATGCTGTAACCTTCCTTCGAACTCCTGAGATTCTTACAGTAAATTCAATTGGGCAGTTAAAAATATGGGATttcagaaaacaaggaaatgagcCTTCTCAGATATTATCACT GACTGGTGACCGAGTGCCCCTCCACTGTGTTGATAGACATCCCAACCAGCAGCATGTTGTAGCTACTGGTGGCCAGGATGGAATGCTGAGTATTTGGGATGTTAGACAGGGtactatgcctgtgtctctgctgaaGGCTCATGAAGCTGAAA TGTGGGAAGTTCACTTTCACCCATCCAACCCAGATCATCTATTTACTTGTTCTGAGGATGGATCCCTCTGGCATTGGGATGCCTCCACAGATGTACCTGAAAAATCATCACTGTTTAACCAAG GAGGAAGAAATAGTACTTTTTTGTCTCACAGCATTAGTAACCAGGCTAATGTTCACCAGTCTCTTATAAGCTCCTGGCTCAGCACTGATCCTGCAAAAGACCGTATCGAAATCACAAGCTTGCTTCCCAGCAGGACTTTGTCTGTGAACAGTTTGGATGTTTTAGGTTCTTGTCTTGTTTGTGGAACTGATTCTGAAGCCATTTATGTTACTAGACaacttttttcatga